A genome region from Microcella alkaliphila includes the following:
- a CDS encoding IS110 family transposase, whose protein sequence is MRIQRTSVGLDVHARSVVGCAIDEDTGEVIRHRFGYDPAAVVEWVRSLPQPAAVTYEAGPTGFALARLFTAAGIECFVAAPSKLQRPVGDRVKTDARDAMHLARLLRLGEIVAVAVPTIEQETARDLVRAREDNRGELMAARHRLSKLLLRHGIIYDGKQAWTGAHDAWLRRQRFDHPGLQAAFDADYEAVQQVRARKDRLDAIIEQMAAASTYAPVVRRLGCLRGISTLTGFGLAVEIGNWERFTGSSIGAFVGLVPSEHSSGQSRSQGSITKTGNTHARRLLVEAAWHHRKPYRPGAVMQARWAAAPSLAASRGDDGNRRLHQKWQHFTARKKRPTIANVAIARELAGWCWSLAVMPD, encoded by the coding sequence TTGAGAATCCAGCGTACGAGCGTCGGTCTGGACGTGCACGCCCGTAGTGTCGTGGGATGCGCAATCGATGAGGACACCGGGGAAGTGATCCGTCACCGTTTCGGCTACGACCCCGCAGCAGTTGTGGAGTGGGTGCGGAGCCTGCCGCAGCCGGCGGCGGTGACCTATGAGGCCGGGCCGACCGGGTTCGCTTTGGCCCGGTTGTTCACCGCCGCAGGCATCGAGTGCTTCGTGGCGGCGCCGTCGAAGTTGCAGCGCCCGGTCGGGGATCGAGTCAAGACCGACGCCAGGGACGCGATGCATTTGGCAAGACTGCTGCGACTGGGTGAGATCGTCGCGGTTGCCGTGCCCACGATCGAGCAGGAAACCGCCCGCGACTTGGTGCGAGCCCGGGAGGACAATCGGGGTGAGCTGATGGCTGCACGGCATCGGCTCTCGAAGCTGCTGTTGCGCCACGGGATCATTTATGACGGCAAGCAGGCGTGGACCGGCGCGCATGATGCCTGGCTGCGTCGGCAGAGGTTCGACCATCCCGGACTGCAGGCTGCGTTCGATGCCGACTACGAAGCAGTGCAGCAGGTGCGCGCCCGCAAAGACCGACTCGACGCGATCATCGAGCAGATGGCCGCGGCCAGCACCTACGCGCCCGTGGTGCGACGCCTGGGGTGCTTGCGTGGGATCTCGACCTTGACCGGGTTCGGCCTCGCGGTCGAGATCGGCAACTGGGAGCGCTTCACCGGATCCAGCATCGGAGCGTTCGTCGGGCTGGTGCCCTCAGAGCACTCCTCCGGACAGTCCCGCTCGCAAGGCTCGATCACCAAGACCGGCAACACTCACGCCCGCCGCCTGCTGGTGGAAGCGGCCTGGCATCACCGCAAGCCCTATCGTCCCGGAGCGGTGATGCAGGCCCGGTGGGCTGCCGCGCCCAGCCTTGCAGCGTCCCGCGGCGACGACGGCAACCGGCGCCTGCATCAGAAATGGCAGCACTTCACCGCACGCAAGAAGCGGCCCACGATCGCGAACGTCGCCATCGCCCGCGAGCTCGCCGGCTGGTGCTGGTCCTTGGCCGTGATGCCCGACTGA
- a CDS encoding endonuclease domain-containing protein, with amino-acid sequence MDEVTRPLSTVDDALTRLLACQPRRMSIAVLDSALRAGIVSDERVRGANARVPAVFRLSPRDLDPRAESGIESLVRVAIRDAGLRVASQVVIPGVGRVDFLVEGRVIVEVDGREWHRGEQERDYRRDLEALQRGYRVVRVDYEHAVAHAELVVAAVVRSASAAVGVGEGVTFLRSSGPPSLDVRGNVGGQALYS; translated from the coding sequence ATGGATGAGGTCACGCGGCCACTGTCGACCGTCGACGACGCGCTTACCCGGCTCTTGGCGTGTCAGCCCCGGCGGATGTCGATCGCAGTACTTGACAGCGCCCTGCGCGCGGGCATCGTGAGCGACGAACGCGTTCGCGGTGCAAATGCGCGAGTCCCGGCAGTGTTTCGGCTCTCGCCCCGTGACCTCGACCCGCGCGCAGAGTCGGGTATCGAGTCGCTTGTGCGCGTGGCTATACGAGACGCAGGGTTACGGGTGGCGTCGCAGGTCGTGATTCCGGGGGTGGGACGTGTTGACTTTCTGGTTGAGGGCCGCGTCATCGTCGAGGTTGACGGCAGAGAGTGGCATCGCGGCGAGCAGGAGCGCGACTATCGGCGTGATCTCGAGGCGCTGCAGCGCGGCTATCGGGTTGTGCGGGTCGACTACGAGCACGCGGTCGCGCACGCCGAGCTGGTGGTCGCCGCGGTCGTGCGGTCGGCCTCGGCCGCAGTCGGCGTTGGCGAGGGCGTGACGTTTCTCAGGAGTTCAGGCCCACCGAGCCTGGATGTACGCGGCAACGTCGGCGGGCAGGCGCTCTACTCCTGA
- a CDS encoding alpha/beta fold hydrolase has product MSAVTLPRLHWGPTDSDRRALVVHGLGSSAHTMWRVAESLADAGWSVDAVDLRGHGDAPRTSSYRIDEFAADLATTHPRGARDDPGNEDAHPTTQRGAWNLVVAHSIGGAATVVAAAAHPRWAERLVLLDPALHANEQARDAIRHRQLAAKDAITIESATAENPHWHPLDVELRVRAVHAASRFALEHGVLDNPDWDALPHLPHLTQPTLVIAGDPDRGALFAGDLAAHALAANPLIEQRTVPGGHNVHRDAPGDTLEAMHDWLADF; this is encoded by the coding sequence ATGAGCGCCGTGACACTGCCGCGACTGCACTGGGGGCCGACCGACAGCGACCGCCGCGCGCTCGTCGTGCACGGCCTGGGCTCGAGCGCGCACACCATGTGGCGCGTCGCCGAGTCACTCGCCGACGCCGGCTGGAGCGTCGACGCCGTCGACCTGCGCGGGCACGGCGACGCGCCCCGCACCTCGAGCTATCGCATCGACGAGTTCGCCGCTGACCTCGCGACCACGCATCCGCGCGGCGCGCGCGACGACCCCGGCAACGAGGATGCTCACCCCACCACCCAACGCGGCGCCTGGAACCTTGTGGTCGCCCACTCGATCGGCGGCGCCGCCACGGTTGTCGCGGCCGCCGCGCACCCCCGCTGGGCCGAGCGCCTCGTACTGCTCGACCCCGCGCTCCACGCCAACGAGCAGGCGCGAGACGCCATTCGTCACCGGCAGCTGGCGGCGAAAGACGCCATCACGATCGAGAGCGCGACGGCAGAAAACCCGCACTGGCACCCGCTCGACGTCGAGCTGCGGGTACGGGCCGTGCACGCTGCCTCCCGGTTCGCGCTCGAGCACGGCGTGCTCGACAACCCCGACTGGGATGCGCTGCCGCACCTTCCGCACCTCACCCAGCCGACGCTGGTGATCGCGGGCGACCCCGACCGGGGCGCTCTGTTCGCGGGTGACCTCGCCGCCCACGCGCTCGCGGCCAACCCGCTGATCGAGCAGCGTACCGTTCCGGGCGGCCACAACGTGCACCGTGACGCCCCCGGCGACACGCTCGAGGCCATGCACGACTGGCTCGCCGACTTCTGA
- a CDS encoding NADPH-dependent FMN reductase, giving the protein MAHVMIVVGSVRPGRIGLPIAEWVRSRVEGAGHDVDFVDLRELALPFLDEPHHPSKRDYQHAHTRAWSARVEAADALIFVTPEYNHSYSPALKNAIDYLYAEWQAKPVGFVSYGGMSGGSRGVTALELVLSSVGAVKVPTEVNLVAASKQLADGAFAADDRQNGGVDALIAQVVAYGEALRPLQAR; this is encoded by the coding sequence ATGGCTCACGTGATGATCGTCGTCGGTTCCGTCCGCCCTGGCCGCATCGGCCTGCCCATCGCCGAGTGGGTGCGTTCCCGCGTTGAGGGGGCCGGTCACGACGTCGACTTCGTTGACCTGAGGGAACTGGCACTGCCGTTCCTCGACGAGCCGCACCACCCGAGCAAGCGCGACTATCAGCACGCCCACACCCGCGCCTGGAGTGCCCGCGTCGAGGCCGCCGACGCCCTGATCTTTGTGACCCCCGAGTACAACCACAGCTACTCGCCGGCGCTGAAGAATGCGATCGACTACCTCTACGCCGAGTGGCAGGCGAAGCCGGTCGGCTTCGTCAGCTACGGCGGCATGTCGGGCGGTTCTCGCGGCGTGACCGCGCTCGAGCTGGTGCTCTCGTCGGTGGGCGCGGTCAAGGTTCCGACGGAGGTCAACCTGGTCGCCGCGAGCAAGCAGCTCGCTGATGGCGCGTTCGCGGCCGACGACCGGCAGAACGGCGGCGTGGATGCGCTGATCGCGCAGGTGGTTGCCTACGGCGAGGCGCTGCGCCCCCTGCAGGCCCGCTAG
- a CDS encoding aldo/keto reductase, which produces MTAAQPLAPRITLSDGTSIPQLGLGVYKVPAEQTAELVAGAIELGYRHVDTAALYANEAEVGEGVRASGVPRDELYVTSKVWNDRHGVDETRAAFLDALDASGLDYFDLYLIHWPAPRQDRYVEAWKALIALREQGLVRSIGVSNFEPHHLQRLVDETGVAPVVDQVELHPWLPQRDVRAAASAMGAAVESWSPLARGRVLEPGSRGREVLDAIAARHGKTPAQVALRWHVQQGLIVIPKSTSLERVAENADIFDFELTATDMAEIAQLETGERTGRHPDDLG; this is translated from the coding sequence ATGACCGCCGCCCAGCCCCTCGCCCCGCGCATCACGCTGTCTGACGGCACGAGCATCCCGCAATTGGGGCTCGGGGTGTACAAAGTTCCCGCGGAGCAGACCGCCGAGCTCGTCGCTGGGGCGATCGAACTCGGCTACCGCCACGTTGACACGGCGGCGCTGTACGCCAACGAAGCCGAGGTGGGCGAGGGAGTGCGCGCGAGCGGCGTGCCGCGTGACGAGCTGTACGTCACCTCGAAAGTGTGGAACGACCGGCACGGGGTCGACGAGACCCGCGCGGCGTTCCTCGACGCGCTCGACGCGTCAGGGCTCGACTACTTCGACCTCTACCTGATTCACTGGCCCGCACCGCGGCAAGACCGCTACGTCGAGGCGTGGAAGGCACTCATCGCTCTGCGAGAACAGGGACTCGTGCGGTCGATCGGTGTGAGCAACTTCGAACCGCACCACCTGCAGCGGCTCGTCGACGAGACCGGGGTCGCGCCCGTCGTCGACCAGGTCGAACTGCACCCATGGCTGCCGCAGCGTGACGTCCGGGCCGCCGCCTCGGCGATGGGCGCCGCCGTCGAAAGCTGGAGCCCGCTCGCGCGCGGCCGCGTACTCGAGCCCGGGTCGCGGGGCCGTGAGGTGCTCGACGCCATCGCGGCGCGACACGGCAAGACGCCCGCCCAGGTGGCGCTGCGCTGGCACGTGCAACAGGGGCTGATCGTGATCCCGAAGTCGACATCGCTGGAGCGCGTGGCCGAGAACGCCGACATCTTCGACTTCGAGCTCACCGCCACCGACATGGCCGAGATCGCGCAGCTCGAGACCGGCGAACGCACGGGCCGCCACCCCGACGACCTCGGGTAG